In Haloarchaeobius amylolyticus, the genomic window TTTTGCCAGCTGAAGCCAAGCTCCAGTTCTTTCAAGCACAACAGAGGGATGAACTGATGCGGCGGTGGGCACGCAGTAGAACCTGGGAGACGTCTGTTGGGGCAGCCGGAGTTGGTGCAGCGCCGATGCCCGTCGCCGACTTTGCGATTCTGACCGGGATTCAACTTCTTCTGGTCGCGTTCCTCGGTGCGGCATCGTGCCGTGACTTGGAGTGGTCAACGGTCTCCGACTATCTGAGTGCGATGGGAGCGTCAAGTGTAGCTGGCGTCGGTGCACGTGGATTGGCGAGAACCATGATTCAGGTAATTCCAGTTGGTGGAACCGCTATCTCTGCAGCTGTAGCATTCGGGACAACGTGGGCCATTGGCCGATCCGCCGAGGAGTATTTTTTCAATGACAACGTCGTCAAGCCTTCCGAATTTATGTCCGACGGAAAGGAACTCTTCCGGGAGCAATTCTCGAGAGAGAACTGAGTCAGAGTCCGTGTCTCTCCAGTTTCTTTCTGTATAGTCGGGATGTTTTTGAGAGGACGCTCAGCAAAGTCTCAGTACCTATAGCTCGAATCCCAGAGTATGCCCTACTGCCCGAATTGCGGGAGCCGGGTCAAAGCGGTTCATCATTACTGTGGCTCTTGTGGACAGGCATTATCGGAGATCGCTGAATCGGAGAGCGATCCACCGATGGCAGTCGATAGAGACGGATTCCTGTCAGTGCGTTCGCTTTCGTACGTCAATGAGCTACTGAACGGGGAACGAGAACTCGACCGTGATTCAGTCTCGTACACGCAGCTATCTCGAGAGGTGAGTGCTGCCTTTGCAGACTTCGCTCGACTCGCGATGGTCAACGACCTCGACCTTCTCCTTCTCTGGGCGGCGGGCTCAAACACAGGTGCATTGAGTATGTCCGTCGACGAAATGAACAGCAATCAGTTCCGAGACTGGCTCGCTGCGATTGGACTTGGGCGTACTCTTCGAATGTACGATGACGCGCTCCACACTGAGTTCGAGGACGAGTTCAACGACCGACTGCAGAAACTGATCGAGTTCGCCAACGAAGAACTGGACGACGAAGAGATCTCCAAGTAAGAGGCTTACAGTTGACTCGCTGGCCCGTATTCCTCGGACAACGCTGTTTTCAAATCGAAGTCATCCCCTTCTGAGATTTCCTCGATGACATCGTACACGAACTGGAGAGCCTGTCTCTCTGCATCCAGATGAGCGAGCTCCTTCTCTCGACACTGGATCTTCGAGAGAAGATGTGATTTGAATCGCACCCCGGAGTCCCTGAGTACGGGTTCAGATTGTCTACCGTCACTTCGCTGCGGAAGGCGTCCATCTGGACGCGGAATACGACCACCATCTAATTCTAACTCAACCCGCCTGACGTGCTTGCATGGGCTCGGAGTAGACGGGTTTTCCCCGTCGGGACAGTTGCACTGTCTGTCCAGGAGGTCGACTTCGTATCGCGCGCCTGATTCCGACTGGACTTCGTAGAGGCCACCCTGCCGGAGCAGCGCTACGTCCATATGTTCTTCACGAGCCCGCCGATCGCGGTCGTCGACTATCGGACTCTGTTCGCCTTCTTGGATTGAGGATGAGTCTGTGACTGCCATGTGGAGTGAGGTGGGAGAACGAATGCAACCGTTCGCTCCTCCACGCTCTTCAGAGCGATAAAATTCAGAGCCGGCGATATCGACAACAGCAGCAACGGTAGAACCATTAATAACGTTAGAAATCCCGAATAGAGAACATGGCCATCAATTCATGGAGAGGATTCCAAATATATCGAAACTTAGAAACTTTCTGGGTAACCGCTCACCAGTGCATCATCGAACGCACAGAGGTCGGCCTCATCTACGGCACAGTCGCCTAGTTTGTCAGGATCTGTCGAATAGTTTTGCTGTGACTTCACCCTCCATTCAGAGCCATCTGTGGTTGCGACGATGTTACCATGTACAGCAGTCCAAAACACTTCACAACCGTACCTCTTAGCATCATTCAAGAATTTCCTACTTGGGTGGTCATACCTCTTATCGTGGTACTCGTGTGCGCTAGAGACAAATATATAGTCGGGATCACAGTGTTCGAGCAGCGATGAATAATCCACTGTACCACTCCCATGATGAGGTGCGACCAGACAATCGATTCCTTTTGTTCTTGTATCGCTTGTGACCCAATCTACACCACGTTCTTCAATATCTCCAGGGAATAGGATCGTCTTCTCCTCATATGAAAATATGAGGCAGAGGCTGTTGTCATTTTTATTCACCGGTGAGGATGGGTTGGAAGGTGGAGAAACGGCGTACATCTTCGCATTGCTGTCTGGTAGTAAGTCCTCTGAATATGTGTTGGACAGCTTTCGAGGGCTGTAACCCGCAGCCATTACCTCGTCGAGCGTGTCAGCAATCCCTCGGCTAACTTGGTTCTTTGTTCTTATTTGGGTCGGAAAATATACGGACTGGATCGGTAGTTGCTCCAAAAGTTCGGTATGACCGAAATGGTCGATATCAGAGTGTGTCCCAAAGAGTTTCGGGATCTCAGTGCTAGCAGAGTTTATTTTGACAACTTCAGTTATATATTTCTTTAAATACTGCGTAGCTGATCTGGATATCCGTTTGCCTAGAGATCCTCCTTCAATATCAATTACTCCAACGTCGCCGTCAGGGCAAACAAATAGATTACTACTACCTAGTCCCACATTCAAAATATGCGCCTCAATTGTTTCACTCATTATTGACACCCCATTCTTGTGGTTCAAGAAAAATTTCCTCAAACTGAACCATCGTCTCATTTATCATTTGTTGAACTTCCTCTTTGCGTCCTGGATTAGTAATGAGGAGAACAGTTTCATCAGGCCCCAATACGAGATCAAACGTCTCGTTTAATCGAACGTTCCCCAATTCCTCTGCGGTAGTTCCACTCATTGATATTTCATCGACCGCCGATCCATCATCATACACGATCAGTCTGGGTGTTGGCTCATCAACTTCTTCGACTGTGGCCTCAAGATGGTAATTTGGTGTTCCCTCTTTTATTGTGGGGTATTCGTAGAATAGCGTAGCTCGGACAATAGAACGAGGGATGTTTGGGGATTGTTGAGAAATTACTTTTTCAGCTGCGACATCGGCCATTTGATACACTGAGGGGTCGCCTGAGATGGCGAAAATGTCTGACCCTACGGCTTCGTTGACTTGTGTTACAATCTCCCTTAGATTGGTGAAATCTATTTCCTCTACTAAAGAGAGTTGACGGTTATTCCTCTTCAAAGCATTTCGCGTCATTTCTCGAAGTCCGGAGAGATCTCCTGCAGGGACTGCAGTTGATTCATCGCCTCCGTAATCGATAATCAACACCCTTTGACCCCCTTGATGGATTTTCTCCAGATAGTTTTCTTCGACAAGTGCATTAAGAAGGTTGGTATATTGTAAAGAAGTATATAATTTTTCTGAATTACCTACGTACGCTCCGATATTGTGTGAATCTTGCGCCACTTCTTCTAATTTACTTCTCTTGAATTCGCTTGTCCCAATTAGGAACGCGATAGCTGCCGCGACTCGTTTCCTTCCTTCTGTGAGCTGTTCCCACTCTGTAGGCGTAGTATCTGAAGACATCTAATCAAATAACATTCATCAACCAGTGCTGTTGTTGAAGTACAAAGCTATTCAGATTAATACGGTATATTCTATAGACACTTTAGTGTATAGGTCACGTATATCATGATGAACTCCGTTTTAGGGACATAGGTGGCTTTCCAATGGGTAGGGATGTTCGGATTGATTCATCCGTGGTTAATATATCCCCTTCTTTTTTTGAGTTCTTGACTAATTCGAATAATCCTGTATGGGCCGGTATTCAATTTCAAAGCTCAGTCAGATCCCGCGAGCAACTTCTCACGGGAAGCGTTGATATTCGACCGGACTGCATCTCCGGTCACACCTCGGATTTCGGCCCACTGGGCGACAGTGAACCGCTCTGCTTCCTCGACGACGACGACCCAGTCGACAGCCTCGTGAAGCGAGAGTTCCCCGGCGATTAGTTCCGTGACTCGTTCGAGGAAGTCCTGGTCGTCCCAAGCGAGATTGACTTCTTCGAACAGGTGGTTCTCAGAGTCGTACGAGGCGACCATCTGGATGGCACCGTGCTGTTCGAGTTCTGCTCGAACGTGAGCAGGCAGGGAATCCAGTGCAGTCTCTGGTAACGGGTACGCTGGGACATCGTGGAGTGAGGCAACATCGAAGGGTGTGAGACTGCGGTGTGACTCGTCTCCGAATTTCATAGAGATTGCGAGGCGGATACCCCGACCCTTGAGGTCAGGGAGGAAGCCAACACTCGATGACACAACCCACGCACGATAGCATGGCCGACTCCCCACCATTCCTAATAAATACTTTCAAGTATATTCAACAGTACTAATGAAGCATGGAGGTCGTCCGCAACATCCAAGTAAAGCTCGACGTTCCCGAGGACGCCCATAGCGTTCTCGATGAGACGTTCGAGCAGTTCCGACAAGCGGCTCAGTACGTCGCAAACACTGGATGGAGCGACGACCCTACCCAGATCGAGGACACAAAGAACACGCTCCACGGCCAAACCTACGCTGACGTTCGGGAGCAAACCAGTCTGCAAGCCAGTCTCGTCCAATCCGCCCGCAACCTCGCCGCAGACGCACTCGGCAACTGCAAAGACCGTATTCTCGAGGACGGCAAGAAAGCCAGCAAGCCTGAGTTTCGTGGAAGCGTCGTCGTGTACAACGGGCGTACCATCACTTACCACGACGACCACGTCACCCTCGCCACCGTGGACGACCGCGTGACGGCCGAGTTCGTCATGCCCGAAGACGACGAGGGCACACCGTTCGCGGAGTATTGGACGCCAGAGTGGGAACGCAAGGAATCCACGCTCCACGAACGGGACGGCACGTACTACCTCCACGTCGCAGTCGAGAAAGAAGTCGAACCTTCGTCTGCTGATTCTGGCGACGAGCAGACCGAGAACGGAGTGGTTCTCGGCGTCGATTTAAACGTGGACGGCTACCTCGCTGTCACCAGTACGGGAGCATTCTATGGCAACGCAGACCACCTTAACCACAAGCGCGACGAGTACGAGCGTCGGCGCGGTAACCTGCAACAGACGGGCACTCGCTCCGCACACCTCACTATCAAGGGCATCGGCTCGCGGTTCGCACGGTGGAGCGCCGACTACCTCCACCGCGTGTCGAAGGCTATCGTCCGTGAAGCCGTAGAGAACGATTGCACTGCAATCGGGTTCGAGAACCTGAAACATATCCGCGAGCGTATCTCGAACGCCAGCAAGTTCCAGCAGTGGGCGTTCCGCGAACTCCAACAACACGTCGAATACAAAGCCGAAGAAGAAGGCATCGATGTGGATGACGTTTCGCCTGCCTATACGAGTCAGCGATGCAGTCACGGTAAGTGCGGATTCACGCACGAAGCCAACCGCGACGGTGATGAGTTCGAGTGTCTGAAGTGTGGGAAAGAACTGCACGCCGACTACAACGCCGCCCGGAATATCGGGTGGCGTCTTGTCCAGCACTGGCTCAAGTCTGGTGCTGGACGGGCCACCAGTCAACTGGCTCTGAAGTCAGGGACGCTGAACGCGAACGGTCGATTCCGACCTACTGCCCTTCGCAGTTAGAGCGAGAGTCCACTGACAAGCCTCAGGGCTTGACCCCGAGGCGGTTGACTAGGTAGCTCGTTTCCGTGGTAAGCTGATTCCGGCCATCGAGAAGTAGATCTGTGAGTTCGGGATACTCGCTTCGATCGACTGAGCCAGTTTTGAAGATTGTGACGAAGTCGCGACCACTGCCAGTTCCAGGTTGAGCTGCCATTGATATCCTCCGTTGTACGACTCAGATTCGTCGGGAACGAATATCAGTCTGCCTACAATCTCATCCCTTGGGCTCTATGTCCGTTTCCAACTCACGTAGCGTAGCTGCTCGCTCTGCGAGCATTCTGAGGACCCAGCGTCGTCTTTCATGCTGATTCTCGTAGGCCACGTACTGCTGGACGGTTGGGATATCGTGCATACAGGCGATTCCGCCTCGCATCAGTCGTTGCTGGTTGGTGCCCAGGAGCTTCTCCGGAGGCAGCGCATCTGTGATTCGCGTAGGTGCCAGTTGGCTCATTGGCCTCTCTCGCTGAGGTCGTGACAGTAACTGATGTCGAAAGGAACTCCCCCAAAGAAAGTTACCCCACGAATCGCATTCCGCCGACTTTGTGGGGTAACTATGACGTGCATCGAAGAGATGTGCGACGACCTCATGCAGACTATTCTCCGTCACCGCCTGTAGTGGACGAGCCGAAAAGCGGCTGAATTGCCGCTAGCCGTCCGTCCAGTGTACGCTGATCACGGCTTGTCGTTGCGAAGAGGGCCGTCTGATTACCCTCGGTGACGTTGCTACTGTTCTCTATTGGTCTCTCATCGACGAAGCCTCGGCAGCGAGGCATATCAATACGGCTTGACCGAGACGGTGCGAGTTCGATTCCGTGATCCGAGAGGGTTGATTCGACCGGGCTTTCGTCGACGGCGATTCCACTATTATCGAACACTGCCTGCCGAGAGACTGTTCGCTTCAGTGTCGATCGCCTGTCCGCTCGAACTGATTCGTTCTGAGTTTCTTTTTTGATTGCCATGACTTCGTGGAGAAGCCAGATTCTGTCCGACTCCTCCACTCTGTTTGGATCGATAAACCAGCGCGGATGCAAGCCTTGATCCAGTGATCTGATCTCCTGTTGAATCAGAATTCCTGGCGGGTATAGGCACCACCACGAGGTCCATCGCCTCGTATGAATTGTCCTTCGAGATGGACCTCCAGCGCGTCAGGACGTCCACCGTCGAAGCGGCCTGTGACCGAGAATGGTGCGAGCCACGGACCTCGTCCAGCTTTGTTCTCGTTCGTGTGGCAAGCATCGTTCGCGACGGGTTCGAGGTAGATCTCTCCCACCCGGCCGTTCATGAAGACGTGTTTAAGGCCGAATGTATCGCACTCCCACTCGAGATGGGCATTTCCTTCGACAGTGAATTGATCGCCAGCTACTGTCAGTGCTAATACGTCGTCCTCAACTTGGAGGTAATCACGAATCCATTCTGAGCCCATGTGTATAGTGACGTCGGCCAGCCGGAGAGCATCCTCGGGGTCCTCTATCCAGGGATGCTCATTCGTTGCCGGACTATCGATGGGTCCATCAACAATTTCATCCCCAAGAGTTGCGTCCGGTGACCCAGATGGACCACCGCTCCCTGACTCGGACTGAGGTCCTACCCCATCATCTCCTGAGATCGATGTCTCGTCTCTCCCTGGATCTCGATTCGAGGACGTACCCGTTTCTCGGTCAGTGGATGCATCCTGCCCAGATGGGTTGATGAAGTTGAGACAGCCGGAGAGAGCCGAAAGCACAGTGACTGTGCCAGCAGAGAGAACTCGACGCCGGCGCCAACTACCTATCTGATGAGATTCATCATCTTGAGACCAACTATCGAGGCCTGGCATAGCGATAATCGGAGGAAGGAACGTTAGCGGACAGGAAGTGACATCCTCCCCGCCGTGAACGGCGCGGCTTCCCGTACTGCAGTTGGGATATTTACCGGTCTACGACACGACTTGCTCTCTCGTGCAAAACGTCCCGCTCTCGCGGTCGAACAAGTGGGTCGATGGCTGTGCCACACAGCCGTTACTCCTATCCTCACCGTGAGGACTCGGAGTTATCTTCTGGCGCATATTCTCCGCCCCGTTACAATCCGCGTTCCCGACCAACCCGCATGACGAGCAGACGTACAGCCCACGTTCGACACGGTTCGACTTTGTGGCGTCACCACACCGCGAGCACGTTTTCGAGGTGTTCCACTCGTTTTCCTTCAGCACATCGACTCCTCGAATCTCGCCTTTGTATTCGAGGTACTGGTAGATGCGGTCGAACGCCCACGAGTGCAGTTTCTTGTTGCCGGTCTTGCCCCAATCGGATTCCCGTACGTCTTCAGGCCAACTCACCGCGAGCGTGCCGACACCACGTTCGATACACTCGGTGATGATGGTGTCCGTGAGAGTGTGGTAGAAGTGCGTCTCGCGGTCAGCGAGTTTCTGACGTGCCCACATCGACTTCTCTGATGGGCCGTTCTCACCTTCAGTGTCGTACTCGGCCTGCTTGAAGTAGTGCTTGTCTTGCTTGAGCGAGTTGCCCGGATACAGCACGTATTCATCAGGGAACGCGACCGTGGCGATGTTCTTGATGCCAAGGTCGATGCCTGCAACTTCGTCGCCTGCTGAAGCGTTCGTCTCGAGCTTGACTTTGCAGACGAAGTGCAGTTCCCACTCGTCACCGTTCCAGACGGCACGAACATTCTGTACGCTGTTGACTTCCGAAAGGTCAATATCAGGGCGGGTCTGGTACTCGCAGAGCAGAAAGTCTGACCAATACTCTTTGAGGTTCTTTCCCTTGCTGAGTCGGACGCGGTTGTTCTCAGGGTCGTGTTTGAATCCGTCTTCTTTGAACGTGACCGTACTACGTGGTCGTTGGTCACCGTGTTTGCGGTAGCCGGGCGGATTCGCCTCTGGGTCTCTCTGTCGCAGGTCGAACCACGACTGGAAAGCGTCAGAGAGTTCTTCAATGACTTTCTGACTAGATTGCGCGTTCAAGTCTTTCCAGCACGAATGGTTTTTCATATACGATTTCAGCACACCTTCGTTTGGGATTTCGCTGGTTGCATCCCAAATTCGGTCTGCTGTCCATCGTGCGACGTTCCAGATCTTCGAGGCGGAGTCTCCGAGCGAATCGAGGCCATCGCAGACCTGCCGGTGGTTCCGAATAGAACCAACATAAGTTCGAGTGACCTCAATCGCCATACATAGTCTGTGTAGACAAACCTACTTAATGATCAGGAGTAGCCTGAGATATCCAGCCTGTCATAGGCGGTGGTCTGTATAGGAGTTGTCGTATCCTCTCTCGAAGATTGATAGATTCAGTAGTTGCGGGATACGCAACTGTGCGGAGTCATTCACCGAATATCAAGACGCTGTCGCACTTTCGCTCGCACAGACTGCAGAAGTCGTCTGGTTCGTATGTCCAAGCGTTGGGGTTTAGGCGTTCGTGAATTCTGCGAGTGAGTGATTCAAGCTGCTACTGTTCCACTTGCCGATCTGAACGAGCTCGAACGTATCGAGGCGAGCGTCAAGTGCAGTGGCGAGCTGATCCCGAACTGCGGTAGGGAGACTGTCGACACGGATCGCAGTGAGGGCGTGCTGGGTGAGGAAGTAACTCGTTGCGAGGCTCGTCGGAGCGACGACGATGACGTGGGATCCATCGACATCGTCGAGCGCTAGTTGGGCATCTCGGTACTGGAGTACCGTCGCATCCAGTTCATCGACGGGGAAGAGACAGCCAGCAGCACCGTACTCGATACTCGCCCCTGCCGACTCAAAATGCCCTTTGAGCATAATCGAGTACAAATATATGTCTAATGGGCATTAACTTTGTGGTGCATGAGTGGCTAGATTCGCCACTATCGGGTCGTGCGCTCTCCCCCATTTTGACTATCTCTGCCTCCCCACCACCCAACATGCCCCGGGACCTCTACAACTGCACTGCGGCCGAACTCGCAACCCACTCTGTTGAACACCTTGATCAGGACACGCCACCAAGCGACGCCGCCGCGTGGCTTGATGAGAACGGCTACGACGCCGCTCCAGTCTACGCTGACGACGATCCAGTCGGATTCCTTCACGAAGACGACGTCACGACCGATGACGGCGGTGACAGCCTGGAGAATCAACTCACCCCGCTGACCATCGATTACATGATCAGCGGCGACACATCGTTCACAGACGTTCTTTCCGCACTCATCGAGCAACCCGTCTACTTCCTCGGCGGCCACAACCACGTCACCGGAATCCTCACCCGCGCCGATCTCAACACCGCCCCCGCACGCATCTACCTCTTCGACCGGATCACCTACCTCGAAGAACACCTCCGCGAACTCATCCTGGACAAGAAACCGGACTGGAAAAACACACCAGTCACTGCAGACGAACTCGACGACATCGAAGATCGGTACGAAGACGCACAAGCTGCCAACGTCGCCTTAGACGAACTCCACTACGCTCAATTCTCCACGATCGAAACGATCGCCACCAGCGTCGACACCTGCTGGCAAACCTGTGGCTTCTCCACGAAAGGCGGTGCAGACTCTCGACTCCACGAAGTCACTGAACTGCGCAACGACGTCGCACATGCTAATCTCCTAGTCGAGAACACGGACAGTAACGAGTTCCTTAGCAGTGGCCGTACCACAGAAAATCTCCACAATACTCTCGAGACCATCCACGACGTTCTCTCGAACCTCCAGGACGCAGGGTACGACCCAGGGAACGACAAAAGCAAGTAAACCAGACACTCTAACTACGATCACAATTTTGGCTGATCTATCAACCCTCTCAGCTAGTCTCTTGTCTCGACGAGGAAAATCTTGGACTCACGAACCGTCGAGCCCGATGCGGGACATCGAGTCCTCTATTTACTGGTAGAAAGATGGAGTCCTGGTCGCCGGCGACGACTGCTGCAAGCAATTCGTGCTTGCAGAGGACTCTCCAGGGTTGATCGTGCTTGTATGGACACGAACAGACAAGGCCATCTGACCAGGGGATGAACGGATACCGTCCCCCAGTCGTATACTCTCCCACGAGCAGTGGTGCCGGGAGTTCGATTCCGAACTCGCTTGGGCGTGCTGCCGCAGAGCTCTCACTGCAGGACAGGTCTGCTTCTCGAATGACGTCCTTCGCTGGGAGGTTGTGGGATCGGGCATACTTGGAAGGTGTTTGATCGTCATCTCCGAGGACAACCATCCCGACAAGTGTGTTCTGCCTGGTAAGGGCCTCAGCGTTTGGCTGTGCCCCGAGGACACCCTCTAAGAGCGTCCCGTACGACGATTCTTTCAGAACTTGGTACAGATTGAGCCAGGGAATCAGCTTCCTGTACCAGTTCGCACGGCGCTTGCGTTCAGAGTGAAGCGCTTTTCCCGGATCTGTCGCTGACCGACACTGCCGCAAGCGGTGAGTGAGAAACGCAGGTGCCTCACTGAGTGCTTGATCATCCTCGAAGAGATCGTAGTATCGCTCTTCTTCGTTGAACGTCCGACGGCACGTCTCTTCGGCGTATTTCAGACCGACTGGTTTCGTCTTCCCTGACTGTTTCCAGGGATCTGCGTTCTCAGGACTGCCCTTCCAAGAGTTGTAGTTCTCCAGTAATTGATCGCGGCGGATTGGACCGCCAGCCATGAAATCGAGCCGAATACGGTGTTCGACTGGTTCAACTGCCGGAGGATCAATTTCAACATCGTAGTCGTGTAGAGCGTCGGTTCCACTCATTGACCCTGGTGGTAGTCGAAGGGGCGGTAGCGTCGATGACGCGGCATGGATGTTTCTTCGTTGCATTCGTCTCACGGGCTGAACTGGACGCCGCCCTGTACCCCATTCGGGTGGATAAACCGAGGTGAGCGTGGAGTTCAGAAGCCGACGAGGAGGCTGGCGAACTGATCGAGTCGGTTGTCTAACTGGTCCCCATCGTAGATCGTCGCTTCCCGCTCGTAATATGCGGCGAGTTCTGAGGCATCAGCCGATAGCTTTCCTGTCTGAGTGTCAGTGGCGATCGTGAGAGCACAGATCGGTGCAGGAGAGGCGCGGATCTGTTCGATGACGTCGTCGACGCTACTGGGCTCTCCGTCGGTCACGGCCACAATAAGCGGTTCGTCGCGGTGGTCCTCGACGAGCTGACTTGCAAGTTTGAGTGCGTCTGCCAACGGCGTGCCCCCGCCACAGTCTGTGTCCAGTAGCGTCGCCTGGATGTGTCGCGTCTCGACTGAGAACGGCTTTACGAGCCGGGCTTGGCTGTCGATGAAATCGACGATCGCGACATCGATCCCCAGCCCTTCGGCGGCGACGGCGAACCGCGCTAGTGCCTTCGTTGCGACCTCGATCTTCGGGGGGTCGCCGTTCCGCATTGAGCCAGACCGGTCGAGAACCAACACTAGTGCATATCGTTTCTCACGCCCCGGCGTGTCGACCTTGCAGACCCGAGGGTCACCAATCAAAAGCCGATGTCCTGCAGTGGTATCGTAGCTGCCGGCGGTCAAGCCTCGCCGGACACCACGTTGACGGTCGAGACGGAGCTGTTTCTCGAGCGTGCCAGCAACCTGGGCAGCGCCGTCTTCGATGTCGGCCCATACCCCTGGAGATGCCGGGTCGTCATTGACTGGGACGATCTCCAATTCGTCGAGCTGGCCTGGGCCCCCAGCAGTGCCGCCGGCTGCTTGATCGTCTGAATTATCTCGGTCGAGTCGTCGGGCGAGGCCTTCCAGTTCGCGCTCTAGGGCGTCAGTGTCGATACCCTCTCGATCTGCTTCGTCGTGAGCCGCCCTCCGGTCCGCTTCGAGTGCCCCTTCGTAGGCGTCTTCCTCGTCAGCGGAATTCCGGTCGAGTGCCTCCGCGTGCGCTGGGACGGGATCGGCTGCCGAGTCTATCTCCTCGTGGGGTGAGGGACTCGTAACCGGTAGCTCTCTTCCGTTATGATCCTGTTCCAGACCTTCTCGAGAGTCGGTTGTCTCTCTCGTTTCGCGGTCGTTCTGAGAAGCGTCGGCAGCGTCGAAGTCTCCGATGGTCGACTGACGTGCAGCAATAGAATCGTCATCCCTCTTCTCCTCCGCTGGGGACTGTCCACGTTGCGGGGAATCGAGGTGTGATCCAGGTTGCTCAATGGTGCGAGCGAGTGCCCGCGCTCTCGTGTCTGTGGGGTTCGAGGTCTGCGACGGCTGGTCTTCATCGCCGTCGGTCGGGCTTGGTGTCTCGTCGGGGCCGGTAGCTGACGTATCGGTGCCATGAGAACCAGGGGCCTGAGGAGACGGTGGTGCTTGGAGCTCCTCGTCGAATGAATCCGGAGTAATCGAGGGCTGGCTGAGGACGTCCTGGAATGGATCGTCAGTTGCGCTCCTGTCGAGTTGCGGGTATTCGTCGGTTCCGGAAGATTCAGATTCTGAGGAGGGATTGGAGTCTACATCAGATTCCTCAGACTCGCCCTGATCTGGGGACTGTGTTGATCCTTCGGAGCGCTCCTCTAGGAGTGGGAAAATTGCTGACTGCCACGTCTCGACGACCAATTGGGCTCGCCGTACAGATGCCGTCTTGTCGTGGCTGTGGGTGATATCGTCTGGTTCTGCACTCCGGATTGCGAGGGCATCCCGCGCTAACGTTTGGAGTGACTCCTGAACAGTGTCGAATCCCGAGGCATCCGTCTCCGACGCGAAGAGTATACGCTCATCATCTTCGTCGAGAAGAACCTCTGTGATACCCGTCGGAAAGATTGCCCACTCGTAGAGGGCGCTCGTCACTGCATCCCAGAACGAGAAGAGGACTTGCTCGTCGGCAGGGATATCATCGGGAACCTGCGAGTGGATTCTACGGGTGAGTTCGAGGCGTATCTCGGCGTTGTCGCTGAAGTTTGCTCCCTCGATCGCTTCCTGTTCGATGGCACCGTCCTCGATGATATTGACGAGGTCGTGAACCTGCTGGC contains:
- a CDS encoding ComEC/Rec2 family competence protein, with the translated sequence MSETIEAHILNVGLGSSNLFVCPDGDVGVIDIEGGSLGKRISRSATQYLKKYITEVVKINSASTEIPKLFGTHSDIDHFGHTELLEQLPIQSVYFPTQIRTKNQVSRGIADTLDEVMAAGYSPRKLSNTYSEDLLPDSNAKMYAVSPPSNPSSPVNKNDNSLCLIFSYEEKTILFPGDIEERGVDWVTSDTRTKGIDCLVAPHHGSGTVDYSSLLEHCDPDYIFVSSAHEYHDKRYDHPSRKFLNDAKRYGCEVFWTAVHGNIVATTDGSEWRVKSQQNYSTDPDKLGDCAVDEADLCAFDDALVSGYPESF
- a CDS encoding RNA-guided endonuclease InsQ/TnpB family protein; protein product: MEVVRNIQVKLDVPEDAHSVLDETFEQFRQAAQYVANTGWSDDPTQIEDTKNTLHGQTYADVREQTSLQASLVQSARNLAADALGNCKDRILEDGKKASKPEFRGSVVVYNGRTITYHDDHVTLATVDDRVTAEFVMPEDDEGTPFAEYWTPEWERKESTLHERDGTYYLHVAVEKEVEPSSADSGDEQTENGVVLGVDLNVDGYLAVTSTGAFYGNADHLNHKRDEYERRRGNLQQTGTRSAHLTIKGIGSRFARWSADYLHRVSKAIVREAVENDCTAIGFENLKHIRERISNASKFQQWAFRELQQHVEYKAEEEGIDVDDVSPAYTSQRCSHGKCGFTHEANRDGDEFECLKCGKELHADYNAARNIGWRLVQHWLKSGAGRATSQLALKSGTLNANGRFRPTALRS
- a CDS encoding RNA-guided endonuclease InsQ/TnpB family protein, which translates into the protein MAIEVTRTYVGSIRNHRQVCDGLDSLGDSASKIWNVARWTADRIWDATSEIPNEGVLKSYMKNHSCWKDLNAQSSQKVIEELSDAFQSWFDLRQRDPEANPPGYRKHGDQRPRSTVTFKEDGFKHDPENNRVRLSKGKNLKEYWSDFLLCEYQTRPDIDLSEVNSVQNVRAVWNGDEWELHFVCKVKLETNASAGDEVAGIDLGIKNIATVAFPDEYVLYPGNSLKQDKHYFKQAEYDTEGENGPSEKSMWARQKLADRETHFYHTLTDTIITECIERGVGTLAVSWPEDVRESDWGKTGNKKLHSWAFDRIYQYLEYKGEIRGVDVLKENEWNTSKTCSRCGDATKSNRVERGLYVCSSCGLVGNADCNGAENMRQKITPSPHGEDRSNGCVAQPSTHLFDRESGTFCTREQVVS
- a CDS encoding CBS domain-containing protein, with product MPRDLYNCTAAELATHSVEHLDQDTPPSDAAAWLDENGYDAAPVYADDDPVGFLHEDDVTTDDGGDSLENQLTPLTIDYMISGDTSFTDVLSALIEQPVYFLGGHNHVTGILTRADLNTAPARIYLFDRITYLEEHLRELILDKKPDWKNTPVTADELDDIEDRYEDAQAANVALDELHYAQFSTIETIATSVDTCWQTCGFSTKGGADSRLHEVTELRNDVAHANLLVENTDSNEFLSSGRTTENLHNTLETIHDVLSNLQDAGYDPGNDKSK
- a CDS encoding VWA domain-containing protein, with amino-acid sequence MSDTHSADTILQLERLTPDTASRVRTSASRADRLRAFICGHLPSGVDVEVVLTPAVKTAAVLPAEPDALARSDATDFERQQAAQLLESVDAEFLILVTTEPAPIDRIPVNDQLTADHAHQFGLAFHELLHILKTAIAPIAELLESEIDSDYRQQVHDLVNIIEDGAIEQEAIEGANFSDNAEIRLELTRRIHSQVPDDIPADEQVLFSFWDAVTSALYEWAIFPTGITEVLLDEDDERILFASETDASGFDTVQESLQTLARDALAIRSAEPDDITHSHDKTASVRRAQLVVETWQSAIFPLLEERSEGSTQSPDQGESEESDVDSNPSSESESSGTDEYPQLDRSATDDPFQDVLSQPSITPDSFDEELQAPPSPQAPGSHGTDTSATGPDETPSPTDGDEDQPSQTSNPTDTRARALARTIEQPGSHLDSPQRGQSPAEEKRDDDSIAARQSTIGDFDAADASQNDRETRETTDSREGLEQDHNGRELPVTSPSPHEEIDSAADPVPAHAEALDRNSADEEDAYEGALEADRRAAHDEADREGIDTDALERELEGLARRLDRDNSDDQAAGGTAGGPGQLDELEIVPVNDDPASPGVWADIEDGAAQVAGTLEKQLRLDRQRGVRRGLTAGSYDTTAGHRLLIGDPRVCKVDTPGREKRYALVLVLDRSGSMRNGDPPKIEVATKALARFAVAAEGLGIDVAIVDFIDSQARLVKPFSVETRHIQATLLDTDCGGGTPLADALKLASQLVEDHRDEPLIVAVTDGEPSSVDDVIEQIRASPAPICALTIATDTQTGKLSADASELAAYYEREATIYDGDQLDNRLDQFASLLVGF